The DNA region ATCAAGATCTTCGCGCGTCCGAACATTTCGGTCCTCCTCTTCGACAACGGTATCTCAGCGTGCTCTCAATCGCCACTCCCGCAAGATCACGCGGCAGGTGCAAAAGCGTCCGAGCTGACAGACCGCGATATGATCCGCCGTGAAAGCGAACGGAGCGATCGGCTCGGTCACAATACCTTTGCCGAGCGTGATGTGCGGGAAGTAGTGCGACCCAGAAGCTTGCGCGCGATAATTCCGAACCCACTCGAGGTCGCGCGGTCGGGGTGGCTCGTCGCCATTCGCGAAGGCCTCGGCTGGACCATCTCCTTCGTCAAACGGCGCGAGCGCCTCCAGGAGGCGTTCGTGCAACCGCTGCAGCTCCGCATGTGGCGCGATGACGAATTGCGCT from Blastocatellia bacterium includes:
- a CDS encoding 2'-5' RNA ligase family protein, whose protein sequence is METPLIAIDVAFLLPDDAQAHALAVNATLWAQSQMGFRFDETHLPHITLLQQFVRRANLPDVFAAVDAVLEEFSPLTLTISHVETRGETAQFVIAPHAELQRLHERLLEALAPFDEGDGPAEAFANGDEPPRPRDLEWVRNYRAQASGSHYFPHITLGKGIVTEPIAPFAFTADHIAVCQLGRFCTCRVILREWRLRAR